Part of the Thunnus maccoyii chromosome 17, fThuMac1.1, whole genome shotgun sequence genome, AGATATCAATCTTATCTGATATAGATATCACACTGTAGTTACTCAACATCAAAAGGACATCCACTCAGATGTGATTGTATATGGTAGTAATTAATTTCACTAGAACAACCAAGGAACAATTAGCAaccattaaacaaaatgaaggATTAAGTAACAACAGCATTTCCCATTAAAAAATCACCACTTACTGGAATTAAAATATCCCCCTCAAACAGGTTGGCGTCTGAACCTGcagcaaaaatgcaaacaacATAGATGTCTAAATGTTGTCGTCATCAGCAATAATTAAAACTTAACATTTATCGTATTATTTCAGTGAATACAGCATCACTCTATTAATTTGGACCACTGAACAACACTGAAATGTAGTATCTCACCCAGGTTTAGGATGGGGTTCTCATCTTCACCATTCTTATACACCTCTgtaacacaaatacacaataaacaaaacaaacatggctCACAGTGACTCTAatccttttcatttcttttaagaaaaaaatatttttgacataCCATGTACCTCTCGGGAAACAGGTATCTGCATAAAACAAAACCAGTGTAAGTCATCACACAGTTAGTAGCCATATCACACCATGTTCtttgttataaataataaatacttaCAGTATAGGAAGTGGCCAGAGCCACCAGTCCAAACAATAACAGCCCTCTCTGCATCATCATGCTGAATGTCACCAAGAAAGTGTTGCTGCTTTGGTTTAAATATGCAAATTTGACCTTTAGCCCCTATTAGCTATAAAGAATAACAGCAGGACTTTGACTCAACAGTGTTACTGATTGACAATCTGGTTTATGAAGTTACATGTGCGCAGGGATACAGTGCCATGCAGTTTTTTCACTACCTACTGCTTTCTTATCTGGCTCTTAATTTTGTAATACCATCTGATAACACTCCTAAATCTATAAATTTCATGCTAGCTTATTAATAATGTGATGTAACAGAGCTGTTAAAAAGCATGCATGTTGACCTAACACCAAAAGGTTGAAAGTTTGCTTCAGATGTTTAAATTGTGTGTCAAAGTctaaaaaagaaatgtgaaaatgaatagACACAAGATCAAGCCGAGGCTCTTTATACGTGGACTTTGCGAGTCCTCAGTGTGTCAgcttgggtttttttttttgtcaggtgTTTCAATTTCCccaaaattgcaaaaaaaattagAGATTATAGTTATTAGAGACTCACTGCATTTGAAAGTTATTGTTTGACTTCGATAAAAGTGACTACTGGTGACCATACACTGTATAAAGGATATACAGGCTATGGTTCTGACGTGTCTTTTGTTTTGAATCAAGTAAAGGAAAAGGAGtcagtcatttgtgtttttccagtAATTTCATTCAACTAGTAGATGGACACAAATAACCAGAACTGTTTCTGTGAACCTTTGTTATTCATTCAATACCTGCATTGTTGATATACACATGTTAAGAGGACCCCTGACCCCTAGCATAGACCAGTTCCTGCTTTCGTGGTTGCAGATGAATATTTTGGCAATAACGAATATTTTACTCTACAGTTGCAGCAGAAAATCTCAGAATTTGTCAGATGGGCGCTGGTGTCGTCACTGTCGCTCCTTTTGAGGAAACCAATCATATATTAGATGGGGCGGGACTCGTCACCCAGGTAACCAAGAAAATGGAGGAGAAGCTTGATTTGGCCCTCCTGAGCTTCATGTCAGACAGAAACTATcataacacagacagaaaagtcCATTTGTGGGAGCAGATTGGCCAGACACTGAATGTTTTTGGTGAGGGTTGTCGTGGGTTGAAATTGTCAAGATATtgttgtcataaaaacaaaacccacGCGcggagtttttttctttcaccacACAAACGCTTCATCCCAGCGCCCCTCAACTGCGGTAAAGTGAGCCGGCAGTTGAATTTCATTGCGCCTAAAGTACTGTAATTACGGTAAAATCAGCACCTGAGCATGGCGAAGGTCCTGAAAGATACGTTTAcgtatatattttatttcatgttccTTCTGTGTTGTTTTAGGAACATAATGCGTTGTACTTTTCCCTCATGTTTGATCTGTTGTAAGTTTTATTTTGCCGATAGGTTTTCAGATAAATCCTAAAGCCAATCCATTCACATGATTAGCTTAGCAGCATCTTGTCAATCCATTTTATTGGATAAGAgcacatttatatattttggttGGATGATGGATAACAGTGAGTTCAAGCTGTGGAAACTACTTATATAACAGTTACTTAATGGTATGATTTCACAATGCTATGAGAATTGTTATATCTGTAAACATTAAATGTATAGGTAATGTGACACGAACAAGTAAGCTTAACGTGGGTTTGCACTTGATCATCTTTCTTCTGTCAACTCAGTTTCAAGTGTGACATCCGCACATTTTTTAGGAGCTTAGTTAATAGTTGTTGTGGTTGCTAACTCCTAATCTTTTCTTCTATCATTGCatgaaattttgaaatattttacttaaaatcTTTGAGGAATCTCAGTTCAAATTAACCTCCAAGACTAAAAAAAGCacagatacatttttctgaactttgacctttcACCAATCAGACTCCACTCTAGGTTAGTACAAATTCTTCAACAGGTTTGCTCACCACTGCCATGGCATCCACTTCCTAATGTCCTATCACCTTTGCAAATTTGGTTACATTTCAATAACAGTAGCCCTTTTTCACAGAAGGTTCAATAACTGAAATagttaaaataacatgtttgCTGTAGTGTAGTTGttgctgtagtctcctggtcgactggtcgtTTAGTTGGTTGATATGCGCGTGTCTGatcaaattctcattggtcgaataatcgctgtgttactttcataaggagaaaagtgctacatcagtagccttccaggattaatccattatttacaagaccaagaaaagtcacatctgttgtttccacAACcgctggaaaagtaaagggggttagctccaaagttagcaacaataggttagcctaacatgaagatgctaaacagaaaaatagagaacgaagaaatgtgtggctgctgagttaaCTCTGTCCCATAACATCCAATAGTTTCTGTGCTTTTTTGGTCTTGGAGGTTAATTTGATATTAtgcaaaatatttcaatatttcatgcAATGATAGAAGAGATTAGGAGTtagcaaacacaacaactaTCAACTAAGCTACTAAAATGTGCGGATGTCATGCTTGAAACTGAGTTGACAGAAGAAAGACCTACTTGGTCGTATAAATAATTCTTAAATCAATCTTATCATTTACAGATATAATTATTGGTATAGCATTGTGAAATCGTACCATTTAGAAAACTGTGTTATACAAGTAGTTTTCACAGCTTGAACACGCTGTTATCCATCATCCAACCACAATATATTAATGTGCTCTTATCCACTAAAATGATTGGTAAAGATGATGCTAAGCCAATCATGTGTGAATCTAAGATTTGATCACAGTAGAATAAGAGACCATAAAGTGTAGTGCATTAGAAGTGTCTGTGGaataatgcaaaaatgtttaatcaaagcccaaaatagaagaaacaaacacagagtgaagaggtttcttttattttgcagtttcCACAAAGGATGACTCGACTTAAATACCTTTAGAGAGAACATCAGGAGCAGCAATCTGTAGGATGTATCTGATAACCtattgacaaaataaaacttacaaCATACTAAACATGAGGAAAAGGTACAATGCATTAAGTTCAtaaaagaacacagaacattaaggAAAATGCGTATATGTACTTTTCAGGACCTTCGCCTCGCTCAGGTGCCGTCCTTACCGTAATTACACTACTCTATGCGCAACGAAATTCAGTTCACTTAATCACGGTTTTGCACTCGGCTGCTCACGTTACCGCAGTGAAAGACTCACAGGGACTGATTACATCTAATTATAGTTAATTTAATATCAACACCATACTGAAAGAGCGTCTGTGCAGGCAGGCTGTAAGTGTCGCTAGGCGTAAACATGTCTGTTTTAAAGCATTTAGCTGTTGAACGGTGGCACAATTTAATAACGCAATATAACCCGTAGTTATTTAATATAACGTTAAAGTTATTTGCATTAATTCTTAGTGCTGGTAGATACTGTGGCTAGAGTTGATATTCATATgtgctttattttactgttatagCCAACGGGAcgaggtggccgagtggttaaggcgatggactgctaatccattgtgctctgcacgcgtgggttcgaatcccatcctcgtcggtatgttttcattttgtgtttttgttttcaactcAACAACCATGTATGTCCTACTAAAACAGAGCTATACAAGGAGTTTGTGCTTGTCTTAATCTTTATTTATGACAATTTTATTGTCCTATGTCGATattaacagcaaacagcagcataAGCCTCCTAAAAGTTAGTCGTTTCTCTGTGTACACATGTATGACAtgataatcaatttatttttattacataaaCAACATTGCAATATTGTACCATTCGCCACACACTGAAATCACATATTTCTGGTGTAACATTACCATACTATACAAACAAGCCCACCATACTTTGTAAGAATCATGCATTATTTCTGACACACAATGGACCTGATGTGCTTTATTTTCACTCCTCATCTGCTTCATAGGCTCTGTTGTGACGTCCTTCATTTCTGTCCATACATTTCTCATCGCAGCTCTTTTGGGGATCAGCGGGGTGTCTTGTATCCGCTGTAGCCCCATAAGGACTCCCATCCAGTCCAGGAGAGAGGTGGGTTGTCTCTGCCTGTCCTTTCATTTGGCCATTTGTGGTTTGGCTGCTTGTTGTTGTCTATGAAAAAGAAAGGGGGGGGATTACCAGTACATCGATGGGAAATACAGAGACTGAAATACAAGGAAGTAATTATCCACAGGCCTGTGAGTGTGTTGTTTACAGAATGGGAAATTTTTATCTCATTTGCTCCCCTGAGAAATCACACTTATCATTGATCAAGAAGTCTCAAAGGTGAGACAGTACAGTCtactttttgactgttgtttcttttctcttgaaCGTAACCTTACCTTGTGATCACGCTGATACTGATCAATGGCGTACTGGTATTTGGCTGCGTTCAGTCCAAGCGCaccagctgctctctctccaaGGAAATCACAAACtgaatgtgtaaacaaacacaaaagtaaaCTCAGCGAGACTTTGTTACATAAAGTAgcactttgtatttattttaatggaatatttttaattCTGGCTTCACGTACTCATCAGTGACATCCTCCCGACCAGAAAGGCCACATTCTTGAATGAGAACCGAGTCTTGGAGGACTgataaagagacagatattgaAACAGATGACGTTGCTGCTATTTATGACATCTAACAGGAAATTCTTCCATAAACAAGATTCCCACCCTCTCTGCAGGTTCTCTGAAGGGGCCTCTGTTTGGTgactgctcctcttcctcttcctcctcctcctcctcctcgctgtcTTCCTCCTCCAAAGTTTCACCGTTGGAGAAGTAGATGATCCTCTTCTGTCTGGACGGGGCACCACCCCCAAGCTCTGTTTCCTGGATGTCTGTTACCTGACAGATCAGACAgatatttacataaatgtttGTCTGGATTCTCTTTAATTTGCTACCTGACATGTTGTCTTTATGATACATTATCTTTCTCCAGCATGTTGTCAGTTTAAAGGCAACTTTTATGTATATGTAGACTACATGAGGCTCTCCggtaaaaacacagcagctgttgaaaatTAACCTAACAGGAGAGTGTAACTGAACACGCCACTTCATGTTTGCTTTGCTTCAAATATTACAACACTTACTTCCTGCTGGCTGTTGTTCATTCTTCAGATACTACAAGTCTTTCTTTACTGCTCCAATGCAACACTGTAGATCCTTTGTCATGTCACAGCTGTACTGTACGTCCATCCACGCTGACTGTGTAGACtttgtgtagaaaaaaaaacaactacaggATACAGGATTTGTCTTGAAACCCGAGACGCCAAACACAGAGGTGCGAACCTTATCACGGGCAAGTCGTCAGATAAGCAATCCGTTTCCTTCTCTGTATTGAGGGGCTGGACttgttgcagtgtgttgaatGTCAAGGTTTATTGCCAACTTCAACCCGCATAAGTCCCCCTCAGGTAGCCACAAAGCcagataaaaatatttgttcagTCTGTTTGACTACAAACCAAGAAAACACTCATTTAGATGTCTGCAGCATAATTTTCTGTACGTTTCCTATTATTGTTGGAacttcagatttatttattaaaaatgtattttggtgttggaatataaaatgtatttaaattacGCCACAAATAACAGGAGGGTGGCGTAATTGTGGACCACAAACTGGCAACCATAATCACAtttaaagaatgttttttttatctttttttgagGATGTACAATCAATTTTTTTGTCATCTcagggatcttctaatggtcagtatgaacaggaggaatgattacagcaagaaaaacatgtttcagtgttcatttgggcatctgactgttgttttaagacagacttttgTGAACCCAACTTAAAAGTTTTTATGACATACTGAGTGAGGTACTAGTGATTTTGTTTGGCACTTCCATAGAGATATCCAGACTTTTAAGTCTCCCCAAAGATGTTTGTTAGACCACAAGGACATCATTAAGGTTATTGTTTCAGACTTATAGTACCATTTTAACTAACCATGaactttactgtatgtgtaaaattAGTGTAGTGCCGCTTCCACCTATCAACAGATATTATTAATAATCATGTTGACGTATATATACAAACAACAACGTGGAAGAAATGAGTTTTATGGATGATTTAATCCGTTTGAGATACATTTTACATGAAGGACACCATTAAGAGAAAGAATAACGAGCAACAGGATTGTAGTCATTACAATGAGCGTACACTGTGACGACAATCCGACCCGCCCTATTGATAAACAGAGGCCTTGCAAAGAACAAAGAACTGGCATAGGTCTGCTTTCTGCAAATGTTAAATCCGCTGTTCCAAATATAGTGAACAACCGTTACACTAAGTGTGTTACAATGGGCTAAAAAGAAAATtgtgagaacttttttttttttttttactactgtGAGTCTACCTCAGCTAaagcaaatatactgtatatgtatgtacgGACATAAATGAGCACGTGTGAGCGGTAGATTAGTTTATACAAGTTTCTAGCGATTGATGGTTCAGTTTCGACTTGATAGGATTTTATTTGCAACTGGGAGAGTTCGGGTAATGTGAGCGGCTCTTCGGCAGCACGTACaattatttcaaacatgaaGATTCAATACTTTCTCCCATTCCTGGTATGTTAATGCACATGTCCCAATCTACAGTACGCCTTTAAGGAAGGGGATAACACTCAATAcaagtacagtacatacatacattgtgTCAGCATACAGCACTCTCTCAGCAACTAAGAAGTTTACAAGCATTGTGGCTAATCTGATGTATCCACTGCAACATAAAATTGAAAATCATCATCACCAAGAACATATGATTTGAATCATATATAATTATACAAGTGTCTTAAATGTTGTTCaattaaaatattacacaacagaaataaataaagaactACTAAGAATGATTCGGCCTTCTCCGGTAAGAAAGTTTTTTCCTTAAATGAAtagtaaaagtagaaaacagCTACGTCATGTCATGTACAAAAAGAACTACAGTAGATACATCATGTGATCTAAATAAGATATTGATTGTAAACTGCTACAGCTagaaaacaaacccaaaacGCACCAGCAGTGAAACACACGCGGTCTCTCGTTCATTTTTGTCTGCTCACTGtggatttttacatttctattgtGTTGATCGTCAGAAGAAGTGTCTTTAATGAGGCGGTCCTGAACAAATCTCAGCTTGAAAAGCATTCAAATGCTTATAAAAGTACTTTAATAGTCAGTATACAGGTTGATTGTTGTAATTTTCTACATCTACTCATTCGGGTGGTTGTatcatatttgtcttttttttttttttacattttgaatgctGCTGCATCTTTTGTTTAGATCCATATCTGGTGTAATATGATGGTTTCCAGGCCAGAGCTCCACACCCATCGTCTGTCAAAGGGCCACAGTGAACAGTTTACATTGCAGCCAAAGGCACCATTAATAGAACTACTTCACCCCTAAGGCTCATTTATCATCATTCAACTTGAAACTGCCTCACGTGAAGAGCTAATTTGAAGTAAtcctctcaaaaaaaaaaagggactgTCCATCTCGTTTTAGGTTTTCTTTATGACGAGCTGTTTTTCATCGAATGTCATAAACGTGAGATGGTGAGAGGATGCGAGATGTTTTAACTGGCTCTGGCGTAGATGCAAAAATGATGGCTGTCATAATGAAATACACTACACATGTTCAGCATAAATGTAAAACGCCATGGattaatattacaaaaaaaaaaaatacattttccctaTGGAGGTTTACatagaaagaaaaatggaaTCCATCATTATAACCGATGGTAGTGAAGCATGAGACTGAAAACAAGAATCAATGTGGTGTTTTAGGAGATGGAACAGCCTGTGTCCTTCTGAGGCTTCAAATCTGGCTCCTTCACTGgtttcacttcctcctccttgGGTTTGGCCTGAAGTTGAAGCAACAATAACACAACGATTAAGAAATGCAACctcagaaacactgaaaaaaaaaaagtttactgTGTGCAAAGAgattttgttccatttttgtGTGAACTGTCATACAGCGTATGTTGAAATTAACTTCGAAGGGAAGCTGTCTTACCTTGTCGTTTTTGGCTCCCTTGGTCAGGTCGAAGGTGGCGTAAACCTCAGCGGTGCATTGCTCGCTGAGAGGCGGCAGCTCGAAGGAGATTGGCTCAGCCAGGCCGTAGCTCGCCTTCAACTCCAGCTGGGGCGCCTCAGCCGGGACCTTGTGGAAGTATCTGAGTCGCAATTGAAGACATGAAGAGAGTTTACAAATGAAACGAGCTCAGATGATTACATTTCAGAGTCAGAATTATCCGGTGTgaacatacaaggaatttgtctTGTGatgcataacaatcaaaaagtaaagaaaacacaaattccTATGAAGAGTAAGAGAAAATGCAACTAccacaaaagttttttttataaatattttcaataataaataagtaaaaatatattctgAGTGAGtgaaaaaagctgttaaaatatTATACAAGATATTGACCAA contains:
- the LOC121882350 gene encoding protein FAM177B isoform X2 produces the protein MNNSQQEVTDIQETELGGGAPSRQKRIIYFSNGETLEEEDSEEEEEEEEEEEQSPNRGPFREPAERSSKTRFSFKNVAFLVGRMSLMICDFLGERAAGALGLNAAKYQYAIDQYQRDHKTTTSSQTTNGQMKGQAETTHLSPGLDGSPYGATADTRHPADPQKSCDEKCMDRNEGRHNRAYEADEE
- the LOC121882350 gene encoding protein FAM177B isoform X1, which produces MKWRVQLHSPVRLIFNSCCVFTGEPHVVYIYIKVAFKLTTCWRKIMYHKDNMSGSKLKRIQTNIYVNICLICQVTDIQETELGGGAPSRQKRIIYFSNGETLEEEDSEEEEEEEEEEEQSPNRGPFREPAERSSKTRFSFKNVAFLVGRMSLMICDFLGERAAGALGLNAAKYQYAIDQYQRDHKTTTSSQTTNGQMKGQAETTHLSPGLDGSPYGATADTRHPADPQKSCDEKCMDRNEGRHNRAYEADEE